The following nucleotide sequence is from Streptomyces sp. NBC_00239.
CCGCCGGACACGCGGACGCCCCGGGCCTGGGGCTCCGGGGCGTCCGTGGGTGCGGGGTGGGGCGGGGATCAGGTGAGGTCGGCGAGGGAGAGGCCGGCCTGGGTGGCGGCGGCCTGGACGGTCTGCTCCAGCAGAACGGCGATCGTCATCGGGCCGACGCCGCCGGGGACCGGGGTGATCAGCGAGGCGCGGGCGGCGGCGGACGGGAAGTGCACGTCGCCGACGTTGCCCTCGTTGTAGCCGGCGTCGAGGACCACGGCGCCGGGCTTGATGTCCTCGCCGCGGATGAATTCGGCCTTGCCCACCGCGGCGACCAGGACGTCGGCCTGCCGGACGATGGCGGGCAGGTCCTCGGTCCGGGAGTGGCAGTAGGTGACCGTGGCGTTCTGGCCCAGCAGCAGCATGCCGGCGGGCTTGCCGAGGATGGCGCTGCGGCCGACGACGACGGCGTGCTTGCCGGTGAGGTCGACGTCGTACTCGGCGAGGAGGCGCATGATGCCGCCGGGAGTGCAGGAGACGAAGCCCGGCAGCCCGAAGCCCATGGCGGCGAACGAGTGCATGGTGACGCCGTCGACGTCCTTGCCGGGGGCGATGGCCTCGAAGGCGGCGCGCTCGTCGATGTGGTGCGGCACGGGGTGCTGCAGCAGGATGCCGCTGACCTCGGGGTCCTCGGACAGCTCGGTGATCGCCGCGACGAGTTCCTCGGTGGTGGTCTCGGCCGGCAGTTCCACGTGGCGGGAGGTGATGCCCGCCTTGGCGCAGCGGTTCTGCTTCATCCGTACGTAGGTGACGGAGGCGGGGTCCTCGCCGACGAGCACGGTCGCGAGGCAGGGGGCCTTGCCGGTGCGCTCGGTGATCGCGGCGGCGCGGGCGGTGGTGGTCTCGGTGATCCGCCGGGCGACGGCGGTGCCGTCCATGAGGCGGGCGCTCTGCTGGGTCGGGTCGGTCGTGGCAGTCGTCACGGGGTCTCCTGAACGTCGCTGCGGGATCGCGGTTCGCCCAGGCGCGCGGCAGTAACGACGTACCGGAACCGGAATGCCGGAAACCGGAATACGCCGGGCCGCTCCCCGGTGGTGATCCACCCAAGCGCCAGTCACGGCCCGCCGTCCAGCCTACCCAATGGCAATCCGGTGGCCCAGCCGACCCGGGAACTGGGACGATCAAGACATGACTCCTGTTTTCGACAAACTGGTGGCAGAGGCCGAGTCCGTTTCCGTCGACGGCTGGGACTTCTCCTGGCTCGACGGCCGTGCCACCGAGCAGCGCCCCTCCTGGGGCTACCAGCACCTGCTGGGCGAGCGGCTGGCCCGCGCGGAGGCGGCCCTCGACATCCAGACCGGCGGCGGCGAGGTGCTGGCCGGAGCCGGGCCGCTGCCCCGCCTGACGGTGGCCACCGAGTCCTGGGCGCCGAACGTCGCGAAGGCCACCCGGCTGCTGCACCCGCTGGGCGCGGTGGTCGTCGCCGATTCCGACGAGCCGCCGCTGCCCTTCGGCGACGAGGCCTTCGACCTCGTTTCCAGCCGTCACCCGGTGACGATCTGGTGGGAGGAGATCGCGCGGGTGCTGCGGCCCGGGGGCACGTACTTCTCGCAGCAGGTCGGCCCTGCGAGCGTCTTCGAGCTGGTGGAGTACTTCCTGGGCCCGCAGCCGGAGGACGTACGGCGCAGGCGGCATCCCGAGGACGCGGCGGCCGACGCGGAGTCGGCGGGGCTGGAGGTGGTCGATCTGAGGTCGGAGCGGCTGCGGACGGAGTTCCACGACATCGGAGCCGTGATCTACTTTCTCCGGAAGGTGATCTGGATGGTGCCCGGCTTCACGGTCGGCCACCACCGGGACCGGCTGCGCAGCCTGCACGAGCAGATCGAGCGCGAGGGTCCCTTCGTCGCTCACACGGCACGATTCCTGATCGAAGCCCGCAAACCGGAATGATCCGGGGCCGCCGGGCGTTTGCAGCTTGGCGACGGCTCGTTGGCAGCGTGGCGCAGGTCACTCAATTCCGCGCGTAACGAATCGACTCGGGCATGCGATGAACCACCAGGCGTCCTCGCGCAGCCCGGTGCTCCGACCCCGACCGGATCGGGTGCCTGCCGTCGCGCGATGATGTCCCGCCCGTCCTTTGTCTGTTCGCAACGAGAGGCTCCTTGTGTCGCTCAGCCCGTCCCGTACGTTCCCTCCGGAGATCGCCGAATCGGAGGCCCTCGTCGCACTCGTAGAGCGCGGCCGCGAGCAGGGTCACATCAACGGTGACGACGTGCGCCAGGCCTTCGAGGCCGGCCGCATCCCGGTGGACCAGTGGAAGCGGGTCCTGCGCAGCCTGAACCAGGTGCTGGACGAGGAGGGCGTGGCGCTGCACGTCAGCGCGGCCCCCGCCGCCAAGACCGCCGCGAAGAAGCCGCGCAAGGCTGCCGCGGCCCCGGCTCGCACGGCCGTGAAGAAGACGGCTGCCCCGCCCCGCCCCATCGGTGCCCGCAAGACCGCTGCCGCCCCCGCGGCCGCCGCCGCGGCGATATCGGCAGAGCCCGGGCCGGACGCGGACGACACCGCCGCCGAGCCCAAGAAGCGCACGGTCAAGAAGACCGCTGCGAAGAAGACCGCCGCCGTGAAGAAGACGGCTGCGAAGAAGACCAGCGCCAAGGACGCCGACCCGGAGAACCCCGAGGTCGAGGGCGAGGAGTGGGCCGAGGACCTGGCCGACGACACCGAGGAGGAGGCGCCCAAGGCGGGCGCCGGCCAGGGCTTCGTGCTGTCCGACGAGGACGACGACGACGCCCCGGCGCAGACGGTCATGGTCGCCGGCGCCACCGCCGACCCGGTCAAGGACTACCTGAAGCTGATCGGCAAGGTGCCGCTCCTCAACGCCGAGCAGGAGGTGGAGCTCGCCAAGCGGATCGAGGCGGGTCTCTTCTCCGAGTACAAGCTGGAGGAGGAAGAGGACCACAAGCCCGCGTTCAAGCGCGAGCTGGAGATCCTCGTCGAGGACGGCCGCCGGGCCAAGAACCACCTGCTGGAGGCCAACCTCCGTCTCGTGGTCTCGCTGGCCAAGCGCTACACGGGCCGCGGCATGCTGTTCCTGGACCTGATCCAGGAGGGCAACGTCGGCCTGATCCGCGCGGTCGAGAAGTTCGACTACACCAAGGGCTTCAAGTTCTCCACGTACGCCACCTGGTGGATCCGCCAGGCGATCACGCGTGCGATGGCCGACCAGTCCCGCACCATCCGCATCCCGGTGCACATGGTCGAGATCATCAACAAGCTCGCCCGCGTGCAGCGCCAGATGCTCCAGGACCTCGGGCGCGAGCCCACTCCGGAGGAGCTGGGCAAGGAACTCGACATGACCCCCGAGAAGGTCATCGAGGTCCAGAAGTACGGCCGCGAGCCGATCTCCCTGCACACCCCGCTGGGTGAGGAGGGCGACAGCGAGTTCGGTGACCTCATCGAGGACTCCGAGGCGGTCGTGCCGGCCGACGCGGTCTCCTTCACGTTCCTCCAGGAGCAGCTGCAGTCGATCCTGGGCACGCTCTCCGAGCGTGAGGCCGGTGTCGTGTCCATGCGGTACGGCCTGAACGACGGCCAGCCGAAGACGCTGGACGAGATCGGCCGGGTCTACGGGGTCACCCGTGAGCGGATCCGTCAGATCGAGTCGAAGACGATGTCCAAGCTGCGCCACCCGTCGCGCTCGCAGGTGCTGCGCGACTACCTCGACTGATCCGGCCCCACGGCGGAACGCCCCCGACCTGCCGCACGGCGGGTCGGGGGCGTCGTCGTGTGCGGCTCCGCGGGGCGGGCGGCCGCTCAGGGAGTGGCGGGGCTCAGGGCGTGACGGCTGCGCTCAGGCCTCCAGCAGGTGCTTCAGCTTCTCCTCGCTCTGCGGCATCTCCTTGCGGACCATGGGCTTGACCTTGAGGGGGACCAAAGCCCGGCCCAGACCGCGCCCCTCGAAGTCGACGGAGATCGTGACCCGCGAGCGGGTCCCGCCGTCGAGGGGTTCGATGGTGCCCTGGACGTCCGGCCGGACCGGCCCGTCGACGCCGTGGATGTGCCAGCTCCTCGGCGGGTCGAGCTCCGTGAATTCCATGGTCGAGGGCATCTGCCGCTTGCCGATCTGCCGGGTGACGACGACCCGTGAACCGATGTGCACGGGAAGCTCGCCCATGGGAACGGCGGACACGGCGCTGTCCTGCCACTCCGGCAGGTGCGTGGGGTTCGTGATGTACGTGTAGACGTCCTCGGGCCTGCGGTCGATGTCGATGCTGTTCCTGATCGCGGACATGGCGACCCCTTAGAGCCCCCCTGACTGTCCTCTCGTTCCACGCTACCGCGCTGGTGGGAGGCCCGCCCGCCGCTTCTTCCCGGCCATCCACGCGTATCCGAGCACACCCGCGAAGAGGAACAGGACGCCCTGGTAGACGGCCGCGTAGCCGGAGCCCGCGACCAGCCACAGCGAGAACGCGAAGGCGGCGCCCGCGAGGACGGCGTCGCGCACCAGCCGGCCGCGGCGCACCCGGTCGGACTGCCCCGAGACCAGGAAGTAGACCTGAGCGGCCGTGGCCAGCAGGTAGGGGACGGTCGCGGTGAAGGTGGTCACCAGCACCAGGGTCTCGAAGACGCCCTCCGAGCCGGCGGTGTAGTTGTAGACGGTCAGCGCCGAGGCGAGGACCGCGGTGACGAGCACGCCGACGACCGGCACGCCCCGCCGCCGGACCGCGAACGCCCGGGGGAAGAGCCCGTCCCGGGCGGCCGCGTACGGGGTCTGCGCGCTGAGCAGGGTCCAGCCGTTGAGCGCGCCGACCATGGACACCACGGCGGCGCAGGCCACCGCGGTGCCGCCCCAGCCGCCGCCGAACATGGCGTCCACGGCGTCCGAGAAGGGGGCCTGCGAGCCGACCAGCCGGTCGTGCGGCACCAGGCCGAAGACGGCGAGGGTGCCCAGCAGGTAGACGACGGCCGCGCCCGCCGTGCCGAGGACGGTGGCCCGGCCGACGTTTCGCCGCGGGTCGCGGACCTCGCCCGCGCTGACGGCAGCGGACTCCACCCCGAGGTAGCTGAAGAGCAGGATCGCGGCGGAGGCGGAGACCGCGCCGACCGCCGAGGAGCCGTCGGCCCGGAAGGGGCCGAGGTTCGCCGGGTCGAAGAAGAACAGCCCGCCCACGGCCACCAGCAGCAGCGGTACGAACTTCAGCACGGTCGCCAGGACCTGAACCGCCCCGACGTAGCGGGTGCCGGCGAGGTTGGCCAGGGCCGGCAGCCACTGCACGGCCAGCGCGGCCAGGCACATCGTCCAGGCGTGCGCGCCGACCGCCGGGAACAGCACGGCGAGGTAGCCGACGGCGGCCACGGCGAGGGCCGCGTTGGAGACCCAGGTGGTGATCCAGTAGCTCCAGGCGGCGAGGAACCCGGCGAACTCGCCGAAGGCCGCGCGGGCGTACACGTACGGGCCGCCGGTCTGCGGGTGCCGGTCGGCGAGCCGGCCGAAGACCAGCGCGAGGCAGACGGCGCCGAGCGTGAGCACCCCGAAGGCGACCAGGCTGATCGTGCCGAAGGGGGCCACCGACGCCGGGAGCAGGAAGATCCCGCCGCCGATGATGTTGCCCATGACCAGGGCGGTCGCGACGGGGAGCCCGAACCGGCGGGCATGGCGGTTGCCGGCGGGCGCGGACGCGGGTCCGGTCTGCGGCGCGGTCTCTTCGGTGACCGGTGCGGCGGCCCGGTCGGCGGCCTGTTCGATGGCCATGGGGGTGGTGCCTCTGTTCATGTGGCGGACAAACCCGAACATCGTCAGGGATGGCCGAGGTCGCACCAAATCACCGGGTTTTGTCCCGCACGGAGCGCTATGCGGACGGAAGTGTTCCGGCAGGAGGGTGTTCCTGGAGCCGATCCTCCCGCGGCACCCCGTCCGCGGGCCCGTCCGCGGGCCCGTCCGCGGGCCCGTCCGCGGGCCCGTCCGCGGGCCCGTCCGCGGGCCCGTCCGCGGGCCCGTCCGCGGGCCCGTCCGCGGGCCCGTCCGCGGGCCCGTCCGCGGGCCCGTCCGCGGGCCCGTCCGCGGGCCCGTCCGCGGGCCCGTCCGTCGCCTCCGCCTCCGCCAGCCAGCCCCGCAGCAGCGTGTGCACCTGCTCCGCCCCGTTGACCGGGCCGGGCGGCTCCGAGAGCACCGAGGGCCACATCAGGAACGCGTGCCCCTGCTCGCCGCCCAGGCCGCCGTGCGAGCCGATCTGCTCCTCGAAGGCGTGCACCGACCCGCTCCCCGGGTCGTACGCCGAGTTGACCATGATGTCCGCGACGTGCGGGAAGCCGTCGGTCCGCCGGACCGCGTCGGCCGCGCCCGGGCCGTAGGCGGCGAGCAGCGCCTCCGCCTCCCCCGGCACGTCGAGCCGGGCCTCGGCCCCGTCCGGCCCGAGCACCAGGGAGCCGCCGTCGTCACCGCGTACGAGCAGGAACCCGATGCCGGGATGGGCCGCGAGGGTGGCCAGCAGTACGGGGTGGCGGCGCTCGATCTGCTGCCGCGTCAGCCGGTGCGGCACGTCGGGGAAGGACACCAGGCCGAGGTTCCCGGAGGCGAGGACCACCGGGTCGGAGCCGGGGGCCGGGTGCGCCTGCCCGTCCTCCTCCTCGACGGGCCGGTGCAGGGCGGCGAGTACGGCGGCCCGGGCCTCGGCTCCGCTGTGGGTGCGCCCGGCCCGGCGCGGTACGGGCAGCCCGCAGCCGGCCCGCACCAGGTCGCGCAGGGTCAGCCCGAAGCGGCCGAGGAAGGTCTCGCCGGGGCTCTGGCCGTGGTCGGAGAGCAGCACGATCCGGTACTCGCGGGGGGCGTGCGCGGTCACCTTGCAGATCAGCTCGACGCTGCGGTCCAGCCGCCGCAGCACCTGGAGGGCGTCGCGGCTGCGCGGCCCGGAGTGGTGGGCCACCTCGTCGTACCCGACCAGGTCGGCGTAGACGGCGGCGCGGCCGGCCAGCATGTCGCCGATGACGGCGGCCACCACGACGTCGCGCTCCACGACGGTCGCGAAGGCCCGGATGAAGGGATAGCTGCCGCCGCGGCCGACCCGCGGCCGGTCCCCGCGCAGCCGGGCCGCGAGGGACTGGTACACCTCGCGGGCGATCTCGGCGACCAGGGACAGCGCGGTGCGGACGGCGTTGGCGGGGTCGGAGAAGTAGGCGAAGTACCCGGCGCGCGAGCGGTTCTCGCGGCCGCGCCGGGCGGACACCGAGAGCACGAGCGCGAGCTGGTCGGCGCCGCCGCTGAAGAGGTTGCCGCGGCCGGCGCCGTCGCGGGCGAGCAGGCCGGGGCTGCCGGTGCGTCGGACCGCGCGCCGCTGGAGTTCGGCGGCGCTGGTGGGCCGGTTGCAGACGACGACCTCGCCGGTGTCCTTCTCGTACCAGCGGAACGCGGGCACGTCGAAGTTCGAGCCGTGCAGGATGCCGAGCTGGCTGGCGCCGGTCTGGCTGGACCAGTCGGTGCGCCAGGGCATCAGCCGGTGGCTGGTGTCGAGGAGCCGGGCGGTGGCGGGCATCAGGCTGGTGGTGACGGCGTGCCGCAGCACCTCGTGGCCGACGCCGTCGAGCTGGAGGAAGACCGTGCCCGGCCGGGTCTCGGCGGCCCCGGCGGCGTACCCGGCGCGCCGGCGGCGGCGCTTGCGGTCGGCGAGCCGGGACAGCCGCCGCCGGTACGCCCCGTCGTCGCGTACGGCGAGGGCGGTGGAGGTCGCCGAGGCCACGGCCGACATCACGGCCGCCACCACGATCGCGGTCTGCGGGTCGGCGGCGCCGCGGCCGTCCGGGATCAGGTCCAGGGCGATGAGCAGCAGCGAGCCGTTGAGGAAGAAGACGAGCAGGCCGAGCACGAGGGCGGGCACCAGCAGCAGGGCCCGCACCAGCACCGGCCAGACCAGGGCGCTGAGCAGGCCGAAGGCTCCCGCGCCCCAGGCGGCGGTGAGTCCGATCCGCGTGATGCTGTCGCCGTCGGCGGACTGGAGCCGGAAGTCGGGGAGGATGCCGGCCAGCGCCAGCATGGTCAGGGTCGAGACCGCCCAGACGGTGACCACCCGGAAGAGGGCGCTGCCCGCGGTCCGCCATCGCCCTTGGTGCACGCCGTTCCCACCTCACTCCCGCGGACCCGCGTCCGGGGGGACCCCCGGGCCCGCGCCCCACCCGCGAGCCCTCTGGCCCAGCCTCGCACAGGGCGGCCGAACGGGCGGTTCGACACGGGCGACGCGGCCTCGGCCCCACCGGCTGCGGAACATCCTCGGCCTCGCCGACGCTGCGGGCACGAAACCCGGCCTCGCCGGCTGGCCTGGCGGCACCCTCAGCCTCGCCGGCTCACCTGTGGCGCGATATCCAGCCTCGCCGGCACCCTCAGCCTCGCCGGCGTTTGAGGCGCGGGTCCGGGCGGAGCCCGGTGCCCGGCGCCAGCCGGGTTGCAGTCCTGGGGCTCCGCCCCAAACCCCGCGCCTCAAACGCCGGCGAGGCTGGGAATTGCACCGCAGGGCACCGGCGGGGCGGGAGGGGTCGCCCGGGCGCCGGCGGGGGCGGGTGGTCAGGTGCCGTCGTAGCCGGCCGTGGGCATGGAGAGCCGCCGGTGCACCTCGGCCTTCATCGCGGAGGTGTACGCCGGCTCGTCCTGACCGACGGTTTCCAGCCGGACTCCGCGACGCTCGCACTCGGCCGCGAACTCGTCGACCGACCGCAGGGCCCGGGCGAGCACCCGGCGGCTGGGCGCGACGAACAGGTCGACCTGGCCGGCGTCCACGTCCG
It contains:
- a CDS encoding bifunctional 5,10-methylenetetrahydrofolate dehydrogenase/5,10-methenyltetrahydrofolate cyclohydrolase; the encoded protein is MDGTAVARRITETTTARAAAITERTGKAPCLATVLVGEDPASVTYVRMKQNRCAKAGITSRHVELPAETTTEELVAAITELSEDPEVSGILLQHPVPHHIDERAAFEAIAPGKDVDGVTMHSFAAMGFGLPGFVSCTPGGIMRLLAEYDVDLTGKHAVVVGRSAILGKPAGMLLLGQNATVTYCHSRTEDLPAIVRQADVLVAAVGKAEFIRGEDIKPGAVVLDAGYNEGNVGDVHFPSAAARASLITPVPGGVGPMTIAVLLEQTVQAAATQAGLSLADLT
- a CDS encoding class I SAM-dependent methyltransferase — translated: MTPVFDKLVAEAESVSVDGWDFSWLDGRATEQRPSWGYQHLLGERLARAEAALDIQTGGGEVLAGAGPLPRLTVATESWAPNVAKATRLLHPLGAVVVADSDEPPLPFGDEAFDLVSSRHPVTIWWEEIARVLRPGGTYFSQQVGPASVFELVEYFLGPQPEDVRRRRHPEDAAADAESAGLEVVDLRSERLRTEFHDIGAVIYFLRKVIWMVPGFTVGHHRDRLRSLHEQIEREGPFVAHTARFLIEARKPE
- a CDS encoding RNA polymerase sigma factor, whose amino-acid sequence is MSLSPSRTFPPEIAESEALVALVERGREQGHINGDDVRQAFEAGRIPVDQWKRVLRSLNQVLDEEGVALHVSAAPAAKTAAKKPRKAAAAPARTAVKKTAAPPRPIGARKTAAAPAAAAAAISAEPGPDADDTAAEPKKRTVKKTAAKKTAAVKKTAAKKTSAKDADPENPEVEGEEWAEDLADDTEEEAPKAGAGQGFVLSDEDDDDAPAQTVMVAGATADPVKDYLKLIGKVPLLNAEQEVELAKRIEAGLFSEYKLEEEEDHKPAFKRELEILVEDGRRAKNHLLEANLRLVVSLAKRYTGRGMLFLDLIQEGNVGLIRAVEKFDYTKGFKFSTYATWWIRQAITRAMADQSRTIRIPVHMVEIINKLARVQRQMLQDLGREPTPEELGKELDMTPEKVIEVQKYGREPISLHTPLGEEGDSEFGDLIEDSEAVVPADAVSFTFLQEQLQSILGTLSEREAGVVSMRYGLNDGQPKTLDEIGRVYGVTRERIRQIESKTMSKLRHPSRSQVLRDYLD
- a CDS encoding SRPBCC family protein, coding for MSAIRNSIDIDRRPEDVYTYITNPTHLPEWQDSAVSAVPMGELPVHIGSRVVVTRQIGKRQMPSTMEFTELDPPRSWHIHGVDGPVRPDVQGTIEPLDGGTRSRVTISVDFEGRGLGRALVPLKVKPMVRKEMPQSEEKLKHLLEA
- a CDS encoding amino acid permease, with amino-acid sequence MNRGTTPMAIEQAADRAAAPVTEETAPQTGPASAPAGNRHARRFGLPVATALVMGNIIGGGIFLLPASVAPFGTISLVAFGVLTLGAVCLALVFGRLADRHPQTGGPYVYARAAFGEFAGFLAAWSYWITTWVSNAALAVAAVGYLAVLFPAVGAHAWTMCLAALAVQWLPALANLAGTRYVGAVQVLATVLKFVPLLLVAVGGLFFFDPANLGPFRADGSSAVGAVSASAAILLFSYLGVESAAVSAGEVRDPRRNVGRATVLGTAGAAVVYLLGTLAVFGLVPHDRLVGSQAPFSDAVDAMFGGGWGGTAVACAAVVSMVGALNGWTLLSAQTPYAAARDGLFPRAFAVRRRGVPVVGVLVTAVLASALTVYNYTAGSEGVFETLVLVTTFTATVPYLLATAAQVYFLVSGQSDRVRRGRLVRDAVLAGAAFAFSLWLVAGSGYAAVYQGVLFLFAGVLGYAWMAGKKRRAGLPPAR
- a CDS encoding phage holin family protein → MHQGRWRTAGSALFRVVTVWAVSTLTMLALAGILPDFRLQSADGDSITRIGLTAAWGAGAFGLLSALVWPVLVRALLLVPALVLGLLVFFLNGSLLLIALDLIPDGRGAADPQTAIVVAAVMSAVASATSTALAVRDDGAYRRRLSRLADRKRRRRRAGYAAGAAETRPGTVFLQLDGVGHEVLRHAVTTSLMPATARLLDTSHRLMPWRTDWSSQTGASQLGILHGSNFDVPAFRWYEKDTGEVVVCNRPTSAAELQRRAVRRTGSPGLLARDGAGRGNLFSGGADQLALVLSVSARRGRENRSRAGYFAYFSDPANAVRTALSLVAEIAREVYQSLAARLRGDRPRVGRGGSYPFIRAFATVVERDVVVAAVIGDMLAGRAAVYADLVGYDEVAHHSGPRSRDALQVLRRLDRSVELICKVTAHAPREYRIVLLSDHGQSPGETFLGRFGLTLRDLVRAGCGLPVPRRAGRTHSGAEARAAVLAALHRPVEEEDGQAHPAPGSDPVVLASGNLGLVSFPDVPHRLTRQQIERRHPVLLATLAAHPGIGFLLVRGDDGGSLVLGPDGAEARLDVPGEAEALLAAYGPGAADAVRRTDGFPHVADIMVNSAYDPGSGSVHAFEEQIGSHGGLGGEQGHAFLMWPSVLSEPPGPVNGAEQVHTLLRGWLAEAEATDGPADGPADGPADGPADGPADGPADGPADGPADGPADGPADGPADGPADGPADGPADGVPREDRLQEHPPAGTLPSA